A single region of the Pseudorhodoplanes sp. genome encodes:
- a CDS encoding DMT family transporter: MTGIALMCGAVASFAVLDATAKYLNGHMDTLQVVWARYASAFVLALIISNPVSHPGLLRTSRPVLQIVRSALLLGSTLFNFLAFRYLQLDQALSIMFSTPFLVAILAGPFLGEWIGWRRWLAILVGFAGVLLVTRPGYGGIHWAALYSVASALCYAVYIITTRVLSRTDSSETTLFYSNLVGVFAMMPVLPFVWTTPDSWWLIFLMAGFGAFASFGHYLLIVGHRLAPASILAPFIYTQLAWATLLGFLIFGDIPNSWTLAGAAIVVASGLYLLYRERVVRGG, encoded by the coding sequence ATGACAGGCATTGCCTTGATGTGCGGCGCGGTTGCGAGTTTTGCGGTGCTCGACGCCACCGCGAAGTATCTGAACGGCCACATGGATACCCTGCAGGTCGTATGGGCGCGCTATGCAAGCGCCTTCGTGCTGGCACTGATCATTTCGAACCCCGTTTCGCATCCCGGCCTGCTGCGGACCTCGCGTCCGGTGCTGCAGATCGTGCGCTCGGCGCTGTTGCTGGGATCGACCCTGTTCAATTTTCTGGCCTTCCGCTATCTGCAGCTCGATCAGGCGTTGTCGATCATGTTTTCAACGCCGTTCCTGGTGGCAATCCTGGCCGGCCCGTTTCTGGGCGAATGGATCGGCTGGCGGCGCTGGCTGGCGATTCTGGTCGGCTTTGCCGGTGTGCTGTTGGTGACGCGCCCGGGTTACGGTGGCATCCATTGGGCGGCGCTTTACTCCGTCGCCAGCGCGCTCTGCTATGCGGTCTACATCATCACCACGCGCGTGCTCTCGCGCACCGATTCATCGGAAACGACGCTGTTCTATTCCAATCTGGTCGGTGTGTTCGCCATGATGCCGGTGTTGCCGTTTGTGTGGACCACGCCCGATAGCTGGTGGCTGATTTTCCTGATGGCAGGTTTTGGCGCCTTCGCAAGTTTCGGCCACTATCTTCTGATCGTCGGTCATCGGCTGGCGCCGGCGTCGATCCTTGCACCCTTCATCTACACCCAACTCGCCTGGGCGACGCTGCTCGGCTTCCTGATTTTCGGCGACATCCCGAACAGCTGGACGCTGGCGGGCGCCGCTATCGTCGTGGCCTCGGGATTGTATTTGCTCTACCGCGAGCGCGTCGTGAGAGGCGGTTAG
- a CDS encoding chromate resistance protein: MRAARFFISPQELWILLGGPEAPRIIDTRRHEVLSASPGVLPTSSWRDPSDVASWMPTLDRDLPVVLVCKEGHARSQTAAAFLREQGFEASVLSGGYEAWIEAGLPLVSKAALERFVLKRPSLWVTRRRPKIDRVACPWLIRRFIDRDARFLFVEPPDVRAVAQETGAVPFDIEGVELSHEGERCSFDTLLKAFGLEDLPALARLALIVRGADTARPDLAPEASGLLAVSLGLSALADDNDHGLLERGFVVYDALYAWLRFAAEERHNWPAKAA; this comes from the coding sequence ATGCGTGCTGCACGTTTCTTCATTTCCCCGCAGGAACTTTGGATTCTTCTTGGCGGCCCCGAGGCGCCGCGCATCATTGATACGCGCAGGCACGAGGTCTTGAGCGCGTCGCCGGGCGTTTTGCCAACTTCGTCCTGGCGCGATCCGAGCGATGTCGCATCATGGATGCCGACGCTCGACCGTGATCTGCCTGTCGTTCTCGTTTGCAAGGAAGGTCACGCACGCAGCCAGACCGCGGCCGCTTTTCTGCGCGAACAGGGGTTCGAAGCTTCCGTCCTGTCCGGCGGCTACGAGGCATGGATCGAGGCCGGATTGCCACTGGTGTCCAAAGCCGCACTTGAGCGTTTTGTATTGAAGCGGCCCAGCCTGTGGGTGACGCGCCGGCGCCCGAAAATTGACCGCGTAGCCTGCCCCTGGCTGATTCGTCGCTTTATCGATCGCGATGCGCGGTTTCTTTTCGTCGAACCGCCGGACGTCCGGGCCGTCGCGCAAGAGACGGGCGCGGTGCCGTTCGACATCGAGGGTGTCGAACTCTCGCATGAGGGCGAGCGCTGTTCATTCGACACCCTGCTCAAAGCATTCGGCCTCGAAGACCTACCTGCGCTGGCGCGGCTGGCTTTAATCGTGCGCGGCGCCGATACCGCGCGGCCTGATCTCGCGCCGGAAGCCTCGGGATTGCTCGCGGTGTCGCTTGGCTTGTCCGCCCTGGCCGACGATAACGATCACGGGCTGCTGGAACGCGGCTTCGTCGTCTATGACGCGCTCTATGCCTGGCTGCGCTTTGCAGCGGAAGAGCGTCACAACTGGCCGGCAAAGGCAGCATGA
- a CDS encoding isoprenylcysteine carboxylmethyltransferase family protein, producing MNIAAVQTIRKIVLFAAIALGVLVFAVTNSRHASDGTIHEMIEWIGIVLIVACILGRTWASLYIGGRKIDALVMDGPYSTMRNPLYFFSFLGAVGAGAQTGSVVIALICGLIAFAVFYIVVLQEEKLLLERYGAPYRDYMARVPRFLPNPALWKDEPMLTIRPPRVLMTFADALVFLLAVPAAEGFEYLQETGVFPVLFLLP from the coding sequence ATGAATATCGCCGCCGTCCAGACAATCCGGAAAATCGTGCTTTTCGCCGCGATCGCGCTCGGGGTCTTGGTTTTTGCCGTGACAAATTCGCGCCACGCCAGCGACGGCACCATTCATGAAATGATTGAATGGATCGGCATTGTGCTGATCGTCGCCTGCATTCTCGGCCGCACCTGGGCCTCTCTCTATATCGGCGGCCGCAAGATCGACGCGCTCGTCATGGACGGGCCATATTCCACTATGCGAAATCCGCTTTATTTCTTTTCGTTTCTCGGCGCCGTCGGCGCCGGCGCGCAGACCGGAAGCGTCGTCATCGCACTGATCTGCGGATTGATTGCCTTTGCCGTGTTCTACATCGTAGTGTTACAGGAAGAAAAACTGCTGCTTGAACGCTATGGCGCGCCTTACCGCGACTACATGGCGCGCGTCCCGCGGTTTCTGCCCAATCCGGCGCTCTGGAAAGACGAGCCGATGCTGACCATCCGGCCGCCACGCGTGCTCATGACATTTGCCGACGCCCTGGTGTTCCTGCTGGCGGTGCCCGCCGCCGAAGGATTTGAATATCTGCAGGAGACCGGCGTTTTCCCCGTTCTCTTCCTGCTACCGTAA